The following DNA comes from Ailuropoda melanoleuca isolate Jingjing unplaced genomic scaffold, ASM200744v2 unplaced-scaffold46302, whole genome shotgun sequence.
CAAAGAATCATGCTGAAAATCATACCAAAAATCATCACCACAGCAACTCCGATGCCAACAGCCCCCACTATGTTCAACTTGTTTTTGAAGAATTCCTCCACAGCTGAAGGGCACGGCTTTGGGTTATCAGGACATGTGTCCCGGTATTCAGGCTCTATGAATCCTGAAGTGCCACAGCAGTTCATCGCAAGTTGAAAGGTTTTCAGAGCATCCCTAAcacttgcttcctttcttttgtcGTACATggatttataaaaattctgtacTTCTTCAATTATCTTTGACTTGTTTGCAAACCCCCAGATAGCAGCAGCTACTTCAAGAGCAAAGATCAAGAAAAGGAAGGTAAAAA
Coding sequences within:
- the LOC117799265 gene encoding CD9 antigen-like; translation: AVLAIGLWLRFDSQTKNIFDLEHNDTTFYTGVYILIGAGALIMLVGFLGCCGAIQESQCMLGLFFTFLFLIFALEVAAAIWGFANKSKIIEEVQNFYKSMYDKRKEASVRDALKTFQLAMNCCGTSGFIEPEYRDTCPDNPKPCPSAVEEFFKNKLNIVGAVGIGVAVVMIFGMIFSMILCSAIRRNREMV